A stretch of Mya arenaria isolate MELC-2E11 chromosome 14, ASM2691426v1 DNA encodes these proteins:
- the LOC128215806 gene encoding leukocyte surface antigen CD53-like has product MGLRGIGGFIKYFLFLFNAVILVAGCALVGFGIYTRTSSSGVTKFSSILGSNLLPTVSLVLIVTGVVIVVISFLGCCGAIKEVKCMLVMFFVLMLLFFIAFLVGGIMLYAFREKIEDMTLDQLRRQLNHSYGRSSDEQVTEAWDSMQKLFQCCGITGEVNSTESWAYYKTYTDWFHNNTELAKKSRKLQLEYVPLSCCVDPENTPNVTQCQGLSRPTIIPVTGPPVGEDQTNDQLFTEGCYTSLNNMLKDNLKVLIGVSGGIAVAMILGMAFSICLCKKIREDDDYECD; this is encoded by the exons ATGGGGTTGCGAGGCATCGGAGGCTTTATAAAATACTTCCTGTTTCTCTTTAATGCTGTTATTTTG GTGGCCGGATGTGCTCTGGTCGGGTTTGGTATCTACACACGGACCAGCAGTTCAGGCGTAACCAAGTTCTCTTCCATCTTGGGGAGCAACCTTCTACCAACTGTATCACTTGTCCTCATTGTCACCGGGGTGGTCATTGTGGTCATTTCTTTTCTGGGTTGTTGTGGGGCCATTAAAGAGGTCAAATGTATGCTTGTTATG TTCTTTGTACTGATGCTGCTCTTCtttattgcttttctggtcggAGGTATCATGCTGTATGCCTTCAGAGAAAAG ATTGAAGACATGACACTAGACCAGTTGAGACGGCAGCTGAACCATTCTTATGGCCGATCAAGTGACGAGCAGGTCACAGAGGCATGGGACTCAATGCAGAAACTG TTCCAGTGTTGCGGTATCACAGGCGAAGTCAATTCAACAGAGTCTTGGGCATATTACAAAACGTATACAGACTGGTTTCACAACAACACAG AACTGGCAAAGAAATCTCGGAAGCTGCAACTTGAATACGTACCATTGAGCTGCTGTGTGGACCCGGAAAATACGCCCAACGTGACCCAGTGTCAGGGCTTATCTCGACCAACAATCATCCCCGTTACGGGCCCACCTGTCGGTGAAGATCAGACCAATGACCAATTATTTACTGAG GGGTGCTACACATCTTTGAACAATATGCTGAAAGACAACTTGAAAGTCTTAATTGGAGTCAGCGGAGGGATTGCAGTAGCAATG ATACTCGGAATGGCATTTTCTATATGCTTATGCAAGAAGATAAGGGAAGACGATGACTACGAATGTGACtga